One stretch of Punica granatum isolate Tunisia-2019 chromosome 5, ASM765513v2, whole genome shotgun sequence DNA includes these proteins:
- the LOC116208054 gene encoding pyruvate kinase 1, cytosolic → MHSSHLLLEEPIRMASILEPSKANFFSAMTKIVGTLGPKSRSVEVISGCLKAGMSVARFDFSWGDAEYHRETLENLKAAVKGTKKLCAVMLDTVGAELQVVNKTEKAISLLADGVVVLTPDQGQEASSELLPINFDGLSKAVKKGDTIFVGQYLFTGSETTSVWLEVSEVKGDDVVCVIKNSATLAGSLFTLHASQVRIDLPTLSDKDKEVISSWGVQNKIDFLSLSYTRHAEDVRQAREFLSKLGDLSQTHIFAKIENIEGLNHFDEILQEADGIILSRGNLGIDLPPEKVFLFQKAAVYKCNMAGKPAVVTRVVDSMTDNLRPTRAEATDVANAVLDGTDAILLGAETLRGLYPVETISIVGKICAEAEKVFNQDLYFKKTVKYVGEPMTHLESIASSAVRAAIKVKASVIICFTSSGRAARLIAKYRPTMPALSVVIPRLKTNQLKWSFTGAFEARQSLIVRGLFPMLADPRHPAESTSATNESILKVALDHGKACGIIKSHDRVVVCQKVGDASVVKIIELED, encoded by the exons GGAGGTCATCTCTGGGTGCCTCAAGGCCGGGATGTCTG TGGCTCGATTTGACTTCTCCTGGGGTGACGCTGAATATCATCGGGAGACTTTGGAGAATCTGAAGGCTGCCGTCAAGGGCACTAAGAAGCTCTGCGCT GTTATGCTGGATACGGTTGGGGCCGAGCTGCAGGTGGTGAATAAAACTGAGAAAGCTATTTCACTTCTGGCTGATGGTGTTGTCGTCTTGACGCCTGATCAGGGACAAGAAGCCTCTTCGGAGCTATTGCCTATCAATTTTGATGGGCTTTCCAAG GCAGTGAAGAAGGGAGATACCATTTTTGTGGGTCAATATTTGTTTACCGGAAGTGAGACTACTTCAGTATGGTTGGAG GTTTCGGAAGTCAAGGGGGATGATGTAGTCTGTGTGATAAAGAACTCTGCAACATTGGCTGGATCATTGTTCACCCTACATGCCTCCCAAGTTCGTATTGATCTGCCTACCCTTTCTGATAAAGACAAGGAG GTGATAAGCTCCTGGGGAGTTCAAAATAAGATCGACTTCCTTTCTCTGTCTTACACTCGTCACGCTGAAGATGTTCGCCAA GCAAGGGAGTTCCTCTCTAAGTTGGGAGACCTTAGTCAAACTCACATTTTcgcaaaaattgaaaatattgag GGTTTAAATCATTTTGACGAGATTCTGCAAGAAGCGGATGGCATCATTCTTTCTCGTGGTAATCTGGGCATAGATCTTCCACCTGAGAAG GTGTTTTTGTTTCAAAAGGCTGCAGTTTACAAATGTAACATGGCCGGAAAGCCAGCAGTGGTTACTCGTGTTGTGGACAGTATGACTGATAACCTGAGACCTACTCGTGCTGAAGCAACTGATGTTGCTAATGCTGTGCTAGATG GAACTGATGCAATTCTTCTTGGTGCTGAAACCTTGCGTGGATTGTACCCTGTTGAGACTATATCAATTGTTGGCAAAATCTGCGCAGAG GCAGAGAAGGTGTTTAATcaagatttatatttcaagAAGACCGTCAAATATGTTGGCGAGCCCATGACCCATTTGGAATCTATTGCTTCTTCTGCG GTTCGTGCGGCCATTAAGGTGAAGGCATCAGTTATTATTTGCTTCACCTCATCTGGAAGGGCTGCAAG ATTGATAGCCAAGTATAGACCAACGATGCCAGCCTTATCAGTTGTTATTCCTCGACTTAAGACGAACCAATTGAAGTGGAGCTTTACCGGAGCCTTTGAG GCAAGGCAGTCACTTATCGTTAGAGGCCTTTTCCCCATGCTTGCTGATCCTCGACATCCT GCTGAGTCAACTAGCGCGACGAATGAGTCAATTTTGAAGGTCGCACTCGATCATGGCAAGGCTTGTGGGATCATCAAATCGCATGACCGGGTCGTGGTCTGCCAGAAGGTTGGGGACGCTTCCGTGGTCAAGATTATCGAACTCGAAGACTAA
- the LOC116208795 gene encoding uncharacterized protein LOC116208795, with translation MEQGGLGGGMFSGMGSGMLGLEMPPHQTPSNAQNPNSLQHPQIVGFDPHHSQSQQIKPTGYQYSSSKSKQQLTLSEDDEHDDNSAGDPKKSGNNSKSSPWQRMKWTDTMVRLLIMAVFYIGDEVGSEPNDPKKKSGGLLQKKGKWKSVSRAMMEKGFYVSPQQCEDKFNDLNKRYKRVNDILGKGTACRVVENQGLLETMDLSPKMKEEVKKLLNSKHLFFREMCAYHTSCGHGVAPGGSSGTHNSPEQHQQQQQQRCPHGATENHLPMGEKDIPSRAEADSSKVAGRGGSGEEEYDDDEDDDSEDGENDDDDEDVQEDHEHENDVWNLNHPRKRPRKFSYSPSPAVVQQLNGEVLGIIQDSVRSPWEKKQWVKGKLLQLEEQQVRYRGEAYELERQRLKWLKFSVKKEREMERAKLENERRMLENQRLVLLLRQRELELLDPQQHQHQQNSSNKRSDPS, from the coding sequence ATGGAACAAGGTGGATTAGGGGGAGGGATGTTTTCTGGTATGGGTTCAGGGATGCTAGGTCTCGAAATGCCTCCCCACCAGACTCCCTCCAATGCCCAAAATCCTAATTCCCTTCAGCACCCCCAAATAGTGGGTTTTGATCCCCACCACTCACAATCACAGCAAATTAAGCCAACTGGGTACCAATATTCTTCTTCCAAATCGAAGCAGCAGCTGACTCTCAGCGAGGACGATGAGCATGATGATAACAGTGCAGGAGACCCGAAAAAGAGTGGTAACAACAGCAAGTCCTCCCCTTGGCAGAGGATGAAGTGGACTGATACGATGGTGAGGCTGCTAATTATGGCGGTTTTCTATATTGGGGATGAGGTTGGATCGGAACCAAATGACCCAAAGAAGAAGTCAGGGGGTTTGCTTCAGAAGAAGGGTAAGTGGAAGTCGGTCTCTCGGGCTATGATGGAGAAGGGGTTCTATGTGTCACCGCAACAGTGCGAGGATAAGTTCAATGATCTCAACAAGAGGTACAAGAGGGTAAATGACATTTTAGGTAAGGGGACTGCTTGCAGGGTGGTGGAGAACCAAGGCCTGCTCGAGACAATGGATTTGTCCCCGAAGATGAAGGAGGAAGTCAAGAAGCTGCTCAACTCAAAGCACTTGTTCTTCCGGGAGATGTGTGCCTATCACACGAGCTGTGGCCATGGAGTGGCACCCGGTGGCAGCAGCGGGACTCACAACTCGCCTGAGCAgcatcagcagcagcagcaacagaGGTGCCCCCACGGGGCCACAGAGAATCATCTGCCTATGGGGGAAAAGGATATCCCTAGCAGGGCAGAAGCAGATAGCTCGAAAGTGGCGGGAAGGGGAGGGAGTGGAGAAGAGGagtatgatgatgatgaggatgatgattCGGAGGATGGTGAgaacgatgatgatgatgaggatgtgCAAGAAGATCACGAACACGAGAATGATGTTTGGAATCTCAATCATCCTCGGAAGCGCCCCAGGAAATTTTCGTACTCGCCATCTCCTGCAGTGGTGCAGCAACTGAATGGCGAAGTGCTGGGGATCATCCAAGATTCAGTTAGAAGCCCGTGGGAGAAGAAGCAGTGGGTGAAGGGGAAGTTGCTGCAGCTCGAGGAGCAGCAGGTGAGGTACAGAGGGGAGGCGTATGAGCTCGAGAGGCAGAGGCTGAAGTGGCTGAAGTTCAGCgtgaagaaggagagggagaTGGAGAGGGCAAAGCTCGAGAACGAGCGGCGGATGCTTGAGAACCAGAGGCTGGTGCTGCTCCTCAGGCAAAGGGAACTTGAGCTCCTCGACCCTCAGCAGCACCAGCATCAGCAGAACTCGTCGAACAAGAGAAGTGATCCCTCTTAG